A region of the Curvibacter sp. AEP1-3 genome:
TCAAGGGCCAGACCGTGTGCGTGCAATCCGGCACTACGACCGAAAAGAACCTGACCGACTACTCCAAGGCCAACGCCCTGAACATCAAACCTATCGTGTTTGAAAAGCTCGAAGCGGCTGAAGGCGCTTACTTCTCCGGCCGTTGCGTGGCTTACACCACAGACGCTTCCGGCTTGGCCTCTACCCGTAACAAGGTTGCCAAGAACCCCGCTGACCACATGATCCTGCCAGAGCTGATCTCCAAAGAACCTTTGGGCCCAATGGTTCGCCGCGGTGATGACGAGTGGACTGCCATCGTGAAGTGGACTGTGTACGGTCTGTTGGAAGCTGAAGAGGCAGGCGTGACTTCCGCTAATGTCGACGACCTCAAAGCCAACAGCAAAGACCCCGTGATCGGCCGTCTGCTGGGTTCCACTGAAGACACCGGCAAGCTGCTGGGCTTGGACAAGGAATGGCTCGCACGCGCTGTGAAGACTACCGGCAACTACGGTGAAATCTTCGAACGCAATGTGGGCCCCAAGTCTCCCCTGCAATTGCCACGTGGCTTGAACAACCTGTGGAGCAAGGGCGGCGTGCAATACGCTCCCCCAGTCCGTTAATGGCGGTTAGCGCAGCGCTGTAATCCGGCACTGCGCACCAGAAAAGGGCAGCCGCACACACCATGCGCTGCCCTTTTCAATTGATGAGCGTTCTTCAAGTGAAACCAAGGGCTGATATGTCCACACCCTCCTCCCCTCCTAAAAAGTCCTGGTCCTGGCGCAGTCAGGCATTCCGTGGACTCCTGTACCAGATCGTTGCCATCGTGGTGGTCTTGTTGGCAGTGCTCTATCTGGCACACAACACCACCACCAACATGAAGTTGCGTGGCATCCAAAGTGGTTTTGATTTCCTGACGGGTCCTGCCGGCTTCGACATCGGTGAAAGCTTCTTTACCTTTGATTCCGGCGAGTCCTACTGGCGCGCCTACCTGGTGGGCTTTGTGAACACGCTACGGGTAGCGGTTGTCGGCATCGTGCTGACCACTTTGCTGGGCACCTTGATCGGCGTAGGCCGTTTTTCGCGCAATGCCCTGATCCGCGGTCTGTGTTCGGCGTATGTCGAGTTTTTCCGCAACATCCCCGTTCTGCTGCAATTGCTGATGTGGTACCTGATGTTCACGGAAGTGCTGCCTGCGTCCAATGAGCCACTGGTATTGGGTCCCTTCTTCCTGAGCAAGGGCGGTCTGAACTTCCCTATCCCAGAGTGGGCTACAGGCCATGTCTGGGGTGCTTGGGGATTGTTGGCGGGTGTGATTGGTGCCGTTTTGTACCGTTCGTACGCCAAGAAGTCGTTTGAGCAAACCGGTCGTGTAAAGAGCATGTTCTGGACGCCACTGGCCATTGTGCTGGGCGCGGGCATTCTGGGTTGGTTGCTGGGTGGTGCACCAACTGTACTGAACATGCCGGTGCAGGGCGAGTTCGCCATTGAGAACGGCGGAGCCTTGACGCCTGAGTACCTCTCCGTATTGCTGGGCTTGACCATTTACACCGCAGCCTTCGTGTCCGAAGTGGTTCGTGGCGGTATCCAATCCGTAGCACTGGGCCAATCCGAGGCAGCAGCAGCTATCGGCCTGAGTCGTGGGCAAACCATGCGCCTGGTGATGTTGCCGCAAGCCCTGCGCGTGATCATTCCGCCCGTGACCAACCAGTACCTGAACCTGACCAAGAACTCTTCTTTGGCAGTGGCCATCGGTTACCCGGATGTGGTGTCGATTGCCAATACGGCTATCAACCAGACGGGCCGCGCCGTGGAGTGCATTGCCATCATCATGCTGGTGTACCTGAGCACGTCGCTGTTCACGTCGATCACGATGAATTGGTACAACACCCGCTCTGCCATCAAAGAACGTTA
Encoded here:
- a CDS encoding amino acid ABC transporter substrate-binding protein; its protein translation is MSMKKLKTLAAVVAALGAVVAAPAHAGKTLDAVKARGQVVCGVNTGLAGFGAADSNGKWTGLDVDVCRAVAAAVLGDGEKVKYVPLNAQARFTALQSGEIDVLSRNTTFTLTRDASLGLSQTAVTYYDGQGFMVPVKSKLKSAKQLKGQTVCVQSGTTTEKNLTDYSKANALNIKPIVFEKLEAAEGAYFSGRCVAYTTDASGLASTRNKVAKNPADHMILPELISKEPLGPMVRRGDDEWTAIVKWTVYGLLEAEEAGVTSANVDDLKANSKDPVIGRLLGSTEDTGKLLGLDKEWLARAVKTTGNYGEIFERNVGPKSPLQLPRGLNNLWSKGGVQYAPPVR
- a CDS encoding amino acid ABC transporter permease; this translates as MSTPSSPPKKSWSWRSQAFRGLLYQIVAIVVVLLAVLYLAHNTTTNMKLRGIQSGFDFLTGPAGFDIGESFFTFDSGESYWRAYLVGFVNTLRVAVVGIVLTTLLGTLIGVGRFSRNALIRGLCSAYVEFFRNIPVLLQLLMWYLMFTEVLPASNEPLVLGPFFLSKGGLNFPIPEWATGHVWGAWGLLAGVIGAVLYRSYAKKSFEQTGRVKSMFWTPLAIVLGAGILGWLLGGAPTVLNMPVQGEFAIENGGALTPEYLSVLLGLTIYTAAFVSEVVRGGIQSVALGQSEAAAAIGLSRGQTMRLVMLPQALRVIIPPVTNQYLNLTKNSSLAVAIGYPDVVSIANTAINQTGRAVECIAIIMLVYLSTSLFTSITMNWYNTRSAIKER